Proteins co-encoded in one Pseudorhizobium banfieldiae genomic window:
- a CDS encoding diguanylate cyclase domain-containing protein, with translation MSRSAHSQDTSVTLESLRQRLLTVVTDAELADTFAILDRLDACSLVDQFPELIYVKDRRSRFVLANDATARANNIAHPVELLGKTDFDLFEREVAEELFLAEQRMMSLGEAMTNVEHRLAFGGQSCWLQSTKTPLRDAAGRIVGLIGISRDITERKRQEDLRRGHARLLEMIARGQPLDKVLLSLVDLVEEELDDVVASVLLLDEGTDRLRHGASSSLPEAYVRKIDGLQIGPHAGSCGTAAWRREPVIVSNALEDPLWEEYRELPQQFGFRSCWSTPIIGPDRRVLGTFALYSGSVREPTELELELTAMATDIAGIAIERMRAEERIRYMAHHDALTGLPNRALFWIQFNHILAEARREKRKVAVAYIDLDNFKQINDRLGHAAGDEVLKTIAERLPRCIRANDLIVRLGGDEFAIVFSLLGQGEEGVVRRMDELRAVISAPVMFESEEVQVTCSMGAAFYPEDGDTPEALLARADRAMYGAKIDGRDRLQVWTCAPAGD, from the coding sequence ATGTCAAGAAGCGCGCATTCGCAGGATACCTCGGTCACTCTCGAGAGCCTCCGCCAGCGGCTGCTGACGGTCGTTACGGATGCGGAACTGGCGGATACGTTCGCGATTCTCGACCGGCTGGACGCCTGCTCCCTCGTCGACCAGTTTCCTGAGCTCATCTACGTCAAGGATCGCCGCAGCCGCTTCGTGCTGGCGAACGACGCCACCGCCCGCGCCAACAACATCGCCCATCCCGTGGAATTGCTCGGCAAGACGGATTTCGATCTCTTCGAGCGGGAGGTCGCGGAGGAGCTCTTTCTCGCCGAGCAGAGAATGATGTCGCTTGGCGAGGCAATGACCAATGTCGAGCATCGCCTTGCGTTCGGCGGCCAGTCCTGCTGGCTCCAGTCGACAAAGACCCCGCTGCGGGACGCTGCGGGCCGTATCGTCGGGCTGATCGGTATCTCCCGCGACATCACTGAGCGCAAGCGGCAGGAGGATCTGCGGCGCGGCCATGCGCGCCTCCTCGAAATGATCGCGCGCGGCCAGCCGCTCGACAAGGTCCTGCTTTCTCTCGTCGATCTGGTTGAAGAGGAACTGGACGACGTGGTTGCCTCGGTGCTGCTCCTCGATGAAGGAACCGACCGGCTGCGGCATGGGGCGTCCTCGAGCCTTCCGGAAGCCTATGTCCGTAAGATCGACGGTCTCCAGATCGGCCCGCATGCCGGCTCCTGCGGCACGGCCGCCTGGCGGCGCGAGCCGGTCATCGTCAGCAATGCCCTCGAAGACCCGCTCTGGGAAGAGTATCGCGAACTGCCGCAGCAGTTCGGTTTCCGGTCCTGCTGGTCCACGCCGATCATTGGCCCGGATAGAAGGGTTCTCGGCACCTTCGCTCTCTATTCCGGTTCTGTGCGCGAGCCGACGGAGCTTGAGCTCGAACTGACCGCCATGGCGACCGACATTGCCGGGATCGCCATCGAACGGATGCGTGCGGAGGAGCGCATTCGCTACATGGCGCATCATGACGCCCTGACAGGTCTTCCGAACCGGGCGCTCTTCTGGATCCAGTTCAACCATATTCTTGCCGAGGCGCGCCGCGAAAAACGCAAGGTCGCGGTGGCCTACATCGATCTCGACAATTTCAAGCAGATCAACGACCGGCTGGGTCACGCAGCCGGGGACGAGGTGCTGAAGACGATCGCCGAACGCCTGCCACGCTGCATCCGCGCCAACGACCTGATAGTCCGGCTCGGTGGGGACGAGTTTGCCATCGTCTTCTCCCTCCTCGGCCAGGGGGAAGAGGGCGTGGTTCGGCGGATGGACGAGCTGCGGGCCGTCATCTCGGCACCCGTCATGTTCGAGTCCGAAGAAGTCCAAGTCACCTGCAGCATGGGGGCTGCATTCTATCCGGAGGATGGAGACACCCCCGAGGCGCTGTTGGCACGGGCGGACCGCGCCATGTACGGCGCCAAGATCGACGGCCGTGATCGCCTGCAGGTCTGGACCTGTGCTCCTGCCGGCGACTGA
- a CDS encoding ligase-associated DNA damage response exonuclease encodes MKPEALLHPTPAGLFCPIGRFHVDPVRPVERALITHGHSDHARAGHGKVLATRQTLDIMRIRYGEDFCGSEQAVEFGERVEVDGVTVCFHPAGHVLGSAQILIQKDGLRINVSGDYKRGTDPTCASFEPVACDVFITEATFGLPVFHHPDPKGEIGKLLTSLKQFPERSHMIGAYALGKAQRVIRLIRDCGYHEPIYIHGALGRLCDYYREQGIELGDIRPATLEKKDPDAFKGAVVVGPPSAFQDRWARRFNEPLIAFASGWMMVRQRAKQGGVELPLVISDHCDWPELLETIREVGPSEVWVTHGREEALVRWCELQGIPARPLHLVGYEDEGD; translated from the coding sequence ATGAAACCAGAGGCGCTGCTTCATCCGACCCCGGCCGGGCTGTTCTGCCCCATCGGCCGCTTCCATGTCGATCCGGTGCGGCCCGTCGAGCGGGCGCTGATCACCCATGGCCATTCCGACCATGCCCGCGCCGGTCATGGCAAGGTGCTGGCCACCCGCCAGACGCTCGACATCATGCGCATCCGCTATGGCGAAGACTTCTGCGGATCAGAACAGGCGGTGGAGTTCGGCGAGCGCGTCGAGGTGGACGGCGTTACCGTCTGCTTCCACCCCGCTGGCCATGTCCTGGGCTCCGCGCAGATCCTCATCCAGAAGGATGGCCTGAGGATCAACGTCTCCGGCGACTACAAACGCGGCACCGACCCGACCTGCGCCTCCTTCGAGCCCGTCGCCTGCGACGTCTTCATCACCGAGGCCACCTTTGGTCTGCCGGTCTTCCACCATCCCGACCCGAAGGGAGAAATCGGCAAGCTGCTCACCTCGCTGAAGCAGTTTCCCGAGCGCAGCCACATGATCGGCGCCTATGCGCTCGGCAAGGCGCAGCGTGTCATCCGTCTGATCCGGGACTGCGGCTACCACGAGCCGATCTATATCCACGGGGCGCTGGGGAGGCTCTGCGACTACTATCGCGAACAGGGCATCGAATTGGGCGACATCCGGCCCGCGACGCTGGAGAAGAAGGATCCCGATGCCTTCAAGGGCGCTGTCGTCGTCGGTCCGCCGTCGGCATTCCAGGATCGCTGGGCGCGGCGCTTCAACGAGCCGCTGATCGCCTTCGCCTCCGGCTGGATGATGGTGCGCCAGCGCGCCAAGCAGGGCGGGGTGGAACTGCCCCTGGTGATCTCCGACCACTGCGACTGGCCCGAGCTCCTGGAGACCATCAGGGAGGTCGGACCTTCCGAGGTGTGGGTGACGCACGGCCGGGAGGAGGCGCTGGTGCGCTGGTGCGAGTTGCAGGGCATCCCGGCCCGCCCGCTGCACCTCGTCGGCTATGAGGACGAGGGAGACTGA
- a CDS encoding cisplatin damage response ATP-dependent DNA ligase: MKAFSNLLDRLVLTPSRNGKLKLLADYFRDTPDPDRGYGLAALAGTLDLRNIKPALLRELVLEKLDPVLFQYSYDYVGDLAETIALVWDGGEKDDTTDEEQPRLGEVVMMMNSLGRTEVRAAVRDLLDHLDPSSRFAFLKLATGALRIGVSARLAKQALSDMSGPGESQKDVTEIETLWHGLDPPYEPLFAWLEGRADKPVLATPAIFHSVMLANPVEEGDLEKLDPEAYAAEWKWDGIRIQMSSYGGTKKLYSRSGDDITGAFPDIVDSINFEGVVDGELLVGGTMRSNSPTRTFSDLQQRLNRKTVTSRMLDDYPAFVRAYDLLFQGDEDIRARTFFERRERLGEVIEKAPHDRFDLSDLVDFSDWQELDRLRVDPPDPVIEGVMIKRKDSAYQAGRLKGPWFKWKRDPYNIDAVMLYAQRGHGKRSSYYSDFTFGVWAESPDGEQLVPVGKAYFGFTDAELEVLDKFVRDNTVERFGPVRAVRAEPDFGFVLEVAFEGINRSTRHKSGVAMRFPRISRLRMDKLPRDADRLSTLTAMIDASMPQS, from the coding sequence ATGAAGGCCTTCTCCAACCTCCTCGACCGCTTGGTCCTGACCCCATCGCGCAACGGCAAGCTGAAGCTGCTGGCCGACTACTTTCGCGACACGCCCGATCCGGACCGCGGCTATGGCCTCGCGGCACTGGCCGGTACGCTTGACCTGAGGAACATCAAGCCGGCGCTCCTGCGCGAACTGGTGCTGGAAAAGCTCGATCCGGTCCTCTTCCAGTATTCCTACGATTACGTCGGCGACCTCGCCGAAACCATCGCGCTCGTTTGGGATGGCGGCGAGAAGGACGACACGACCGACGAGGAGCAGCCGCGGCTCGGCGAAGTCGTCATGATGATGAATTCGCTCGGCCGGACCGAAGTGCGCGCCGCCGTCCGCGACCTGCTCGACCATCTCGATCCCTCCAGCCGCTTCGCCTTCCTGAAGCTCGCCACCGGGGCGCTTCGCATCGGCGTCTCCGCCCGGCTCGCCAAGCAGGCGCTGTCGGACATGAGCGGCCCAGGGGAGAGCCAGAAGGACGTCACCGAAATCGAAACCTTGTGGCACGGCCTGGATCCGCCCTACGAGCCGCTTTTCGCATGGCTCGAGGGCCGGGCGGATAAGCCGGTGCTGGCCACGCCGGCGATCTTTCACTCGGTCATGCTGGCCAACCCGGTGGAGGAGGGCGATCTCGAGAAGCTCGACCCGGAAGCCTATGCTGCCGAATGGAAGTGGGACGGCATCCGCATCCAGATGTCGAGCTATGGCGGCACGAAGAAGCTCTACTCCCGCTCCGGCGACGACATCACTGGTGCCTTCCCGGACATCGTCGACTCGATCAACTTCGAAGGCGTCGTGGACGGCGAACTGCTTGTTGGCGGTACCATGCGCTCCAACAGCCCGACCCGCACCTTCTCCGATCTCCAGCAGCGGCTGAACCGCAAGACGGTGACGAGCCGGATGTTGGACGACTACCCCGCCTTCGTGCGGGCCTACGACCTGCTGTTTCAGGGCGATGAGGACATCCGTGCCCGCACCTTCTTCGAGCGCCGCGAGCGGCTGGGAGAGGTCATCGAAAAGGCCCCACACGACCGCTTCGACTTGTCCGATCTCGTCGACTTCTCCGACTGGCAGGAACTCGACCGCCTTCGGGTAGATCCACCCGATCCGGTGATCGAGGGTGTCATGATCAAGCGCAAGGACAGCGCCTACCAGGCCGGTCGGCTGAAGGGGCCGTGGTTCAAGTGGAAGCGCGATCCCTACAATATCGATGCGGTGATGCTCTATGCCCAGCGCGGCCACGGCAAGCGGTCGAGCTACTATTCCGACTTCACCTTCGGCGTCTGGGCCGAGAGCCCGGATGGCGAGCAGCTTGTGCCCGTGGGCAAGGCCTATTTCGGCTTCACCGATGCTGAGCTCGAAGTGCTAGACAAGTTCGTGCGTGACAACACGGTGGAGCGCTTCGGTCCTGTCCGAGCGGTGCGGGCAGAGCCGGATTTCGGCTTCGTGCTGGAGGTCGCCTTCGAGGGCATCAACCGCTCCACCCGCCACAAGTCCGGCGTCGCGATGCGGTTTCCTCGCATTTCGCGCCTGCGCATGGACAAGCTGCCCCGCGATGCCGACCGGCTGTCGACTCTGACCGCGATGATCGATGCGAGTATGCCGCAGTCGTAA
- a CDS encoding methyl-accepting chemotaxis protein has product MTRPKVKTALAGILILIGISFGLFATFALNRIGAINAHLEEIATDNMPTAITVKDMEVQLGSIRTAYRSHILRSDAEGKAAAAKAVETATAKLKEDITKFNTLNPSREESEIVVKLGQAVDEYNAVGATVFASSLAGHIDEANRILRDEMVKSANAATESAERLVAISNSDTTEAYANAQSAYSTTLTVAFVAIGVLAAVIAAAIWFAITGIARPIQTITGSMNTLARGDADTAIPYAGRTDEIGEMAAAVEVFRTNALENRRLEQEANAQRSQSEEQRRRTAEQERIRAEAMAQATTGLADGLKQLSAGNLGVQLTQSFAEEFEGLREDFNRSVMQLRETMTAVAESTSSIDSGSREISQSAEDLSKRTEQQAASLEETAAALDQITTNVANSSKRAEEARTVAIQANESARHSGAVVANAVDAMGKIEQSSSQISNIIGVIDDIAFQTNLLALNAGVEAARAGEAGKGFAVVAQEVRELAQRSATAAKEIKDLIRNSSAEVGNGVKLVSDTGEALKTIESYIVTINQHMDAIATSAREQSVGLSEVNTAVNQMDQVTQQNAAMVEEANAAGATLANEASRLRGLIGQFQLGGAASYQPASHRAPAPVAKAGAKSAPVASPARSMMGKIANAFSAKGSAAVAVSNDSWEEF; this is encoded by the coding sequence ATGACACGACCCAAAGTTAAGACCGCCCTTGCAGGAATCCTGATTCTGATCGGCATTTCCTTCGGGCTCTTCGCGACCTTTGCCCTCAACCGGATCGGTGCGATCAATGCACACCTCGAAGAAATCGCCACGGACAACATGCCCACCGCTATCACGGTGAAGGACATGGAGGTTCAGCTTGGCAGCATACGGACAGCGTATCGTAGCCACATTCTCCGGTCCGATGCGGAGGGCAAGGCTGCCGCCGCCAAGGCAGTCGAAACGGCGACCGCCAAGCTCAAGGAAGACATCACCAAGTTCAACACCCTCAACCCGTCGAGGGAGGAGAGCGAGATCGTTGTGAAGCTCGGGCAAGCGGTCGACGAGTACAACGCGGTCGGTGCCACCGTCTTTGCTTCCTCTCTGGCTGGGCACATCGACGAAGCAAACCGGATCCTTCGCGATGAGATGGTCAAGAGCGCCAATGCGGCAACCGAAAGCGCGGAGCGGCTCGTGGCGATCAGCAACAGTGATACCACTGAAGCCTATGCCAACGCCCAATCCGCCTATTCGACCACGTTGACCGTTGCCTTCGTGGCCATCGGCGTGCTCGCAGCCGTCATCGCCGCTGCCATCTGGTTCGCCATCACCGGCATTGCGCGTCCGATCCAGACGATCACCGGCTCGATGAACACTCTCGCCAGGGGCGATGCCGACACGGCAATTCCATATGCCGGCCGCACCGACGAGATCGGCGAGATGGCGGCAGCCGTCGAGGTGTTCCGCACGAATGCACTGGAGAACCGCCGGCTCGAGCAGGAGGCGAATGCCCAGCGCTCGCAGTCGGAAGAACAGCGCCGCCGCACGGCCGAGCAGGAGCGCATTCGCGCCGAAGCCATGGCACAGGCAACCACGGGCTTGGCCGATGGCTTGAAGCAGCTTTCCGCCGGCAATCTCGGCGTCCAGCTGACGCAATCCTTCGCCGAGGAATTCGAAGGCCTGCGCGAGGACTTTAACCGCTCGGTCATGCAACTTCGCGAAACCATGACGGCAGTGGCGGAATCCACCAGCTCGATCGACAGCGGATCGCGCGAGATCAGCCAGAGCGCCGAGGACCTGTCGAAGCGCACCGAACAGCAGGCCGCCTCGCTGGAAGAGACGGCAGCAGCCCTCGACCAGATCACCACCAATGTCGCCAACTCCTCCAAGCGCGCCGAAGAGGCCCGTACGGTGGCGATCCAGGCGAACGAGAGCGCCCGCCATTCCGGCGCCGTCGTCGCCAATGCCGTCGATGCCATGGGCAAGATCGAGCAGTCATCGAGCCAGATCTCCAACATCATCGGCGTCATCGACGACATCGCCTTCCAGACCAACCTCCTGGCGCTCAACGCCGGCGTGGAAGCGGCGCGTGCCGGCGAAGCCGGCAAGGGCTTTGCCGTCGTCGCCCAGGAAGTCCGTGAACTGGCACAGCGTTCGGCAACCGCTGCCAAGGAGATCAAGGACCTGATCCGCAACTCCTCTGCCGAGGTCGGCAACGGCGTGAAGCTGGTCAGCGACACCGGCGAAGCCCTGAAGACGATCGAAAGCTATATCGTCACCATCAACCAGCACATGGACGCGATCGCCACGTCGGCCCGCGAACAATCGGTCGGCTTGTCGGAGGTCAACACCGCCGTCAACCAGATGGACCAGGTGACCCAGCAGAACGCCGCCATGGTGGAAGAGGCCAATGCGGCCGGTGCCACCCTCGCCAACGAGGCAAGCCGCCTACGCGGCCTGATCGGCCAGTTCCAGCTTGGCGGCGCGGCCTCCTACCAGCCGGCATCGCATCGGGCACCGGCACCGGTGGCCAAGGCCGGAGCCAAGTCCGCCCCGGTCGCCTCGCCCGCCCGCAGCATGATGGGCAAGATCGCCAATGCCTTCTCGGCCAAGGGCTCCGCTGCCGTCGCCGTCAGCAACGACAGCTGGGAAGAGTTCTGA
- a CDS encoding L,D-transpeptidase has product MPLLPQSLRPMLSAVGMFAAATSLSGCILVTDTSRMNPDVFVQETAPVFHVPPYADPPTNQPPPMPGGIPQKRQLYPTYFHQTYRPTYGMPVSNPVHRTMYGAFNDEGRTLPAIPYSRIDPRFLRQEVSYQTAEAPGTIVVDTKQHYLYLVQPGGKAIRYGVGLGKEGFAWSGRGTIQWKAKWPRWTPPADMVARQPELRQFAAAEGGANPGLNNPLGARALYIFKDGKDTLYRVHGTPDWQSVGRATSSGCVRMLNQDVIDLYDRVPASAPIVVI; this is encoded by the coding sequence ATGCCGCTCCTGCCCCAGTCTCTGCGCCCTATGCTGTCCGCCGTCGGCATGTTTGCTGCGGCCACAAGCCTGAGCGGCTGCATCCTGGTCACCGATACGAGCCGCATGAACCCGGACGTCTTCGTCCAGGAAACCGCGCCCGTCTTCCACGTTCCGCCCTATGCGGATCCACCGACGAACCAGCCGCCACCGATGCCGGGCGGCATTCCGCAGAAGCGCCAGCTCTATCCAACCTATTTTCACCAGACCTACCGGCCGACCTACGGAATGCCGGTCTCCAACCCGGTGCATCGAACCATGTACGGTGCGTTCAACGATGAGGGCAGGACGCTGCCGGCCATCCCCTATTCACGAATCGATCCGCGTTTCCTGCGCCAGGAAGTCTCCTACCAGACCGCCGAGGCGCCCGGCACGATCGTCGTCGATACGAAGCAGCACTATCTCTATCTCGTGCAGCCTGGCGGCAAGGCGATCCGCTATGGCGTCGGGCTCGGCAAGGAGGGCTTCGCCTGGTCGGGCCGCGGCACCATCCAGTGGAAGGCCAAATGGCCGCGCTGGACGCCGCCGGCCGATATGGTCGCCCGCCAGCCGGAATTGCGCCAGTTTGCCGCTGCCGAAGGCGGTGCCAATCCGGGCCTCAACAATCCGCTGGGCGCCCGCGCCCTCTATATCTTCAAGGATGGCAAGGACACGCTCTACCGCGTCCACGGCACGCCCGACTGGCAGTCGGTCGGCAGGGCCACGTCCTCCGGCTGCGTGCGCATGCTGAACCAGGACGTTATCGACCTTTACGATCGCGTACCCGCCTCGGCGCCGATCGTCGTGATCTGA
- a CDS encoding L,D-transpeptidase yields MNISYSRRGVLSLLAAGAASTLAGCASSGSGSSGARIISATPAAFSPPPVSPAGRSPELDAMYGTVVDGGYVIPAVPYWNINPRYYRQRVLDPTGERPGTVVVDTASRFLYLVERDGSAMRYGVGIGREGFAWEGEGVIQWRQKWPKWTPPAEMIARQPQLAKYSAENGGQPPGLDNPLGARALYIFKNGQDTLYRLHGSPEWNSIGRAVSSGCVRLINQDVIDLYERVPQKARIVVWQ; encoded by the coding sequence ATGAACATTTCCTATTCCCGCCGGGGCGTCCTGTCGCTTCTTGCGGCGGGCGCGGCCTCGACACTTGCCGGATGCGCCTCGAGCGGCTCCGGGTCGTCCGGTGCACGCATCATTTCCGCAACGCCTGCCGCCTTCTCGCCGCCGCCGGTCTCACCTGCGGGTCGTTCGCCCGAACTGGATGCCATGTATGGCACCGTCGTCGACGGCGGTTATGTCATTCCGGCCGTTCCCTACTGGAACATCAATCCGCGCTACTATCGCCAGCGTGTCCTCGATCCGACCGGCGAACGCCCGGGCACGGTGGTCGTCGACACGGCGTCGCGCTTCCTCTACCTCGTCGAACGTGACGGCAGCGCCATGCGCTACGGGGTCGGCATCGGCCGCGAAGGCTTTGCCTGGGAAGGCGAGGGCGTCATCCAGTGGCGCCAGAAGTGGCCGAAATGGACCCCGCCGGCGGAAATGATCGCGCGCCAGCCACAGCTTGCAAAATACTCTGCAGAGAATGGCGGCCAGCCGCCGGGCCTGGACAATCCGCTCGGCGCCCGCGCGCTCTACATCTTCAAGAATGGTCAGGATACGCTCTACCGCCTGCACGGTTCGCCGGAATGGAACTCGATCGGGCGTGCGGTCTCCTCGGGCTGTGTCCGGCTGATCAACCAGGACGTCATCGATCTATACGAGCGCGTGCCGCAGAAGGCCCGCATCGTCGTCTGGCAGTAA
- a CDS encoding MarR family winged helix-turn-helix transcriptional regulator encodes MTKKKESRGEAPARLETQLCFAIYGAAHALTRTYKPLLEPLGLTYPQYLVMLVLWEEDDQSVRAIGDRLGLDSGTLSPLLKRLEQGGLVSRKRDSQDERLVRISLTRKGQDLASQAIDVTRAIAVATQCTLEEMEGLRDRLRALTGNLQEQPA; translated from the coding sequence ATGACGAAAAAGAAAGAGAGCAGAGGCGAGGCGCCGGCCAGGCTGGAGACGCAGCTGTGCTTTGCGATCTACGGGGCGGCCCATGCACTGACGCGCACCTATAAGCCGCTGCTGGAGCCGCTCGGCCTCACCTATCCGCAATATCTGGTCATGCTGGTGCTGTGGGAGGAGGACGACCAGTCGGTGCGGGCGATCGGCGATCGGCTGGGGCTGGATTCGGGAACGCTATCACCGCTCCTCAAACGGCTGGAACAGGGCGGCCTCGTGAGCCGCAAGCGCGACAGCCAGGATGAACGGCTCGTGCGTATTTCCTTAACCCGGAAAGGACAGGACCTGGCTTCACAGGCAATCGACGTCACCCGCGCCATTGCGGTGGCGACACAATGCACCCTGGAGGAGATGGAGGGATTGCGGGACAGGCTACGCGCCCTGACAGGCAACCTGCAGGAGCAGCCTGCCTAG
- a CDS encoding organic hydroperoxide resistance protein, which produces MAILYTTKASATGGRSGRAVSENGVLDVTLTVPKELGGDGATGTNPEQLFAAGYSACFLGALKNVAGKEKVKIPDDAKVTVSVGIGPRDDGTGFGIEVSISVDIPGIDKAQAEDLVAKANIVCPYSHAMRTSTEVPVSVA; this is translated from the coding sequence ATGGCAATTCTCTACACGACCAAAGCCTCTGCCACCGGCGGCCGGTCCGGGCGCGCCGTATCCGAAAATGGCGTCCTCGATGTCACCCTGACCGTCCCCAAGGAGCTGGGCGGCGACGGCGCCACCGGCACCAACCCCGAGCAGCTTTTCGCCGCCGGCTATTCCGCCTGCTTCCTCGGCGCATTGAAGAATGTCGCTGGCAAGGAGAAGGTGAAGATCCCGGACGACGCCAAGGTCACCGTCTCCGTCGGTATCGGTCCCCGCGATGACGGCACCGGCTTCGGCATCGAGGTCTCCATCAGTGTGGACATTCCCGGCATAGACAAGGCGCAGGCCGAGGATCTGGTCGCCAAGGCGAACATCGTCTGCCCCTATAGCCACGCCATGCGTACCTCCACCGAGGTGCCCGTTTCGGTGGCCTGA
- a CDS encoding MbcA/ParS/Xre antitoxin family protein yields the protein MDFLEKQVGRVDISEAQVVTKATVVAAERLGLNARSLASVLGVSEASVSRMKRLDHLLEKGTKPFELALLLIRLFRSLDAITGGDEGVARKWLRNTNTALGGIPADRISTITGLTDVLAYLDARRALV from the coding sequence ATGGATTTTCTGGAGAAACAGGTTGGTCGGGTTGACATCTCGGAGGCGCAGGTGGTCACCAAGGCCACTGTAGTCGCAGCCGAGCGGCTTGGGCTGAACGCTCGCAGCCTCGCCTCCGTTCTGGGCGTGTCTGAAGCCTCCGTCTCTCGCATGAAGCGGCTCGATCATCTCCTGGAGAAGGGAACCAAGCCGTTCGAGCTGGCGCTCTTGCTGATCCGCCTGTTCCGTTCGCTCGATGCCATTACGGGCGGTGACGAAGGGGTAGCCCGCAAGTGGCTGCGCAACACGAACACCGCACTTGGTGGGATACCGGCGGACAGGATCTCCACCATTACCGGCCTCACCGATGTTCTTGCCTATCTGGACGCCCGCCGCGCTCTCGTCTGA
- a CDS encoding RES family NAD+ phosphorylase gives MFLPIWTPAALSSEARPVAGEFWRLVEAQHRVSTMKLVETVDEQALLENLLEETKPAFPPECKGLDYLLATPFRYGACYPHGSRFRRAGRTLGVFYAAARVETAIAEMAFYRMLFFAESPETPLPANAAEYTAFAASVATEAGIDLTMPPLDRDNHAWEHRTDYAACQALSDAAREAGLDAILYRSVRDPAGGVNLALLSAGAFAAREPVERQTWRMRLSMTGFQAIRDFPLLRIGFSMADFAADPRIAARLT, from the coding sequence ATGTTCTTGCCTATCTGGACGCCCGCCGCGCTCTCGTCTGAGGCGCGACCGGTCGCCGGGGAATTCTGGCGGCTGGTCGAGGCCCAGCACCGCGTCTCGACGATGAAGCTCGTGGAGACGGTAGACGAGCAGGCCCTGCTGGAAAACCTGCTGGAAGAGACGAAGCCGGCGTTTCCGCCCGAATGCAAGGGCCTCGATTATCTGCTCGCGACGCCCTTCCGTTATGGTGCGTGCTATCCGCACGGATCGCGTTTCCGCCGTGCCGGCCGGACGCTCGGCGTCTTCTATGCAGCAGCGCGGGTCGAGACGGCGATCGCCGAAATGGCCTTTTACCGGATGCTGTTCTTTGCCGAATCGCCGGAGACGCCGCTTCCTGCCAATGCCGCCGAATATACCGCCTTCGCGGCATCTGTCGCGACGGAAGCTGGCATCGACCTGACCATGCCGCCGCTCGACAGGGACAACCATGCGTGGGAGCACCGCACCGATTACGCAGCCTGCCAGGCGCTGTCCGATGCGGCACGCGAGGCGGGCCTTGATGCCATCCTTTACCGATCCGTTCGCGACCCGGCAGGCGGGGTCAATCTCGCACTTCTGTCCGCCGGGGCATTTGCGGCGCGGGAGCCGGTGGAGCGGCAGACATGGCGCATGCGGCTGTCGATGACCGGTTTCCAGGCCATTCGCGACTTCCCCCTCCTGCGCATCGGTTTCTCCATGGCAGACTTCGCCGCCGATCCGCGGATTGCCGCACGCCTTACCTGA
- a CDS encoding MarR family winged helix-turn-helix transcriptional regulator: MSNAMPIPFSTTIHVRDTCLCLHVQRAARALARRFDNALKPLGLNNGQFSLMMALNRPQPAPMGPVAEVLAMDRTTLTAAVKVLERRGLVETLPHPDDRRSRLMRLTSEGTALLSQALPIWERVHGELDGELGSSMAPLRQTLAAIR, encoded by the coding sequence ATGTCAAACGCCATGCCGATTCCCTTCTCCACGACCATCCACGTCCGCGACACATGCCTGTGCCTGCACGTACAGCGCGCGGCCCGAGCGCTTGCCCGCCGCTTCGACAATGCCCTGAAGCCGCTCGGCCTCAACAACGGGCAGTTCTCGCTGATGATGGCGCTGAACCGGCCGCAGCCTGCACCCATGGGGCCGGTGGCCGAAGTCCTGGCCATGGACAGGACGACACTGACGGCGGCCGTTAAGGTACTGGAGCGACGCGGGCTGGTGGAGACCCTTCCCCATCCCGACGACCGGCGCAGCCGGCTGATGCGGCTGACGTCGGAGGGTACCGCGCTGCTGTCGCAGGCGCTGCCGATCTGGGAGCGGGTGCATGGCGAGCTCGACGGAGAGCTGGGGTCCTCGATGGCGCCGCTGCGCCAGACGCTCGCGGCGATCAGGTAA